The DNA window GTATATTTAGATTTAAATTACATGTAAAACCAAAGGAGTGAAAGGCATTTTACTGGTGCCCGCTAAAACCAAAGTTCAAGTCCATAAGTCTGTATTTCTTGaaacaactgaagtcaatgacttgGAAAGCAAGTGTTAATTCCCAACACTCTTTCGGGGCTCAATTGATTCTGCAGAAATAGAAATCTGATTTCCAATTTTGCCAAGTAAAAAGGATAAGGTGatagaattttcttttaaaatttgtgaGTTAAAGCTACAAATCAGGTATTTCTGAATCTCAAGTTTTTCTTGCTTCTTTTTGTTAGAGCATTTCATTTTACCTGCTGCCTAATAGTATTTAATTAGCTGGCAAAATTCTCTCAAATTTAGCATACTGATATATATTTTCTGCAACAGGCACTACTGTGTACTAATGTCAATAATCACCATTCATAGGGCAATCTTCCATTTACCGGGTTTTAGAAAAATGTGTTCTTACATTCAGGTCACTGTGGAAGGTACTGATAGATTTTTCAAGGCTTTTCATTGGGACCAACATGTCTTGTACAACATGATGTTGCTCATACAGCTTTCGAATAGCTTCTCCTTGTGTCAGTTTTAATAGTGAGATTTTTGGTGGAACCATCCAGCCAAAGAGGTAACGAAAAACAGGGTTATTGCCAAAGGGAATGATAtcctttaaaagaaaatggaaaaaaaaactgcTAGTAAAATCAAGTGAGCTGAAAAATCAGTATTTCAGAATTTGGATTTTGAGAGCAACATTAAATCATATTTTCTTTCAATAGTTTTAATTGCTGGTAATCATGTTAGGCTACATTAATACAGGTATGAACAACATGCAACCCTAAATTCAACAATGGGAACTTGTGTAGTGTAAAATTCTACATTAATGCTTATTGTGACAATAATTTAGACGTTGAAATTCAAAGTGGTGATTCCACAGCAACCCTGGGCAGAGCTGGACACAACTTAGGCAGGGTAAACTCTCAGCCATAAGTGTGCATTCGTGTTTTTGCCCTGAATTTCCTGGTTTATCTTTTTAAAGTCCCAATTCAGGAAAGTACTTAGAACATGCTTGATAAAAgctaaaataagatttttaagtgctttcttgaatgTGGGCctaaaagagaaattaaaaagggAAGGTGCTGGTGATATTATCTTTAACAGTCATACATTTGTATAAAAAAGTCAGAAAGGAATGCAAAAATAGACATTGTCACTAGAGAAATCCCTAAATCTACCACCACTTCATTTGGATTTCTTTCTGTCTTAAGGAAAGGAGTTACTCACATATGACAGACATAGGTGGCTCCTAAGGGAAAAGAAAATTGGCTGTGCAGTGAGTATGTACAAAGTACCCCAAAGCAAATATTAAAATCTTCTTTATGTCTAAAGTCTTACTTGGAGTTCCCAGAAGATACTCCTGGTATGTCGGTGGTAGTAATGTCTTGAGGGAATGTACTCTATTCCAGTTTGATTAGTCTTCAGATACTTCTCCGCATGCTTAAAAAACCATGGTTTGTAGTAGTTACCAATTCTGTTTATCTGAAAATAAAGATATATAACATATCAGCAAACAAACACCAATATAAAGAATAATTATCCCTTACTTGAAAATTCAGTAATATCAATGTTTATGGTGCCCCCACATTTTTTCACTTTGGAATTAAACCAAGGAAAGAACAGCCTTAATGCTAAGAAAGTGTTCAGGACTTTTTAAATATGATTTTCATATTGTAGTGGGACCTTGTGGATAAAGACTGGATGGGCACTCAAAAGACCTAGATTCTACTTCTGGATCTACTGTTGGtctcctgggtggctgtgggcaagtACTTGTGTCTCGgcttccccatttgtaaaatgggaattataATGCTGACTGCCTCTGTAAAGCACTTAGAAAGCTACTGAATAAACATTTATGAGCTAGGTAGTattaagtattatttactcctggggaacttctgtatcaaaaatttaaaaattctgcacacactattttaaaattctgcatattttgtcaaaataacacaatatgatgccagtttcaattattttggaatttttttcaaaatacctccagcaagtatgtctgtaacaatacaaacaacaaaaaagattcccccAGGAGTTCAGAGTTAAAGAAACCTCTGCACCCACATGGATCCTCACTTCAGAATCAAGTTATAAGTTACCAGATGGACAAGAAGGCAGAGAGCAGGTTAGTCAGTTGAGAGAATGCATTAGCTTAATGGGTCTGTCCCCAATCTCTTCCCAGGGAGAGGTGAGGGTTCTCCCTGCTTCTCTGAGGGCAAACAGACCCCAAGACCCACTTAGCTGCTCTTAGCCTCCCACCCTTCTTCAGCTCCTCATCCCTCAGGATACTTGCCCCAGGGACTGTTCCCCCTCAGCTGCTTCTCCCACACTCACTGCCCTCTCCCTCAGGGCACAGACCTATGTCCTCACCTCTCCTTCCCCTGGAGCTTGACTCCTCTttcccacccctcttccccctccctcaccccattgGGAGCTCTGTggtccctctgctcccccccagtactggggcccctctgctccccccacatcATTGGAGTACCTATGCTCCCACCTACTCACCCCCACCAGGGAGTACCCTatgctcccaccaccaccactggggACCTTGTGCTCCCCCTTCACACCCTGACTGATCCCTTCCTtgccaggccccctgccagaggcCCTAGGACAGTGCAGAAAACTGACTGTGGAAGCCGCAGCTGGAGAACCTCAGCTCCTGGAAGAGTGAATCTGCCCACACATCGCTGCAAGTAAGAGTTCTGCCTGGAGCTGGGGTGTGTGCCACGAGCAGACCTCTAGTGAGaaacttgggggggaggggggatgcccTCCTGCCCTCCCTAAATGGTGCTCCTGGCCAAGGCTCCCAGCAGTTTTCCCATTGCTGCTTGTGTGAGCCCCATGTCACTGCAGGATGGGCGCAGCGACAGGGACATGGAGTGTGCACTGAGGCTGCCTCCCAGTGAGGACTACAGTcaactggctgcacagaggtttgtgggggggtggggaggtgggagggaacCACCCTACAATCCTCTAGTTCCCCCGCCCTGGACAGTTGAGTATGGGTACTGATGTCAGTACTCTAGGAATGTTACTCTGTTCTTAAGCCAGTAATGAACCAAAAGCCTCAGTGCTACAGTAGAGCGGTCAGCATTTCAGAAGAGTTGCCACTAAAGAGACACATGGCATGTTTTTGTTAACATTAACCCTGATTTTCTAGTCAGATGTTAGTTTGGGTAATTGCAGTGTAACTACATCTCCCTCCAGATGTGTTTCCTATCTTAAAGCACTGTGTTGTTGCTATATACTGTTCAAGTTGGTTCTTCTCTTCTTGGAGTTGAAAAGAAGCGTCTATGATGTAAGCTAGAGATACGAAAAGACCTATCACTTAAGGAAATGTAGGAGTTACAGCCTGAATTGATTGTTACCTGCAAAATTCTAATGTTAAGTATATTCAACCATTCCAGCAAATTCAATATCCATTAAAAATATACCTCCTGTACTGATCATATTACTGTTTTGGTTTTACTGTCATACGCTGGAATATTTTACATTGAAAGAACTAAAAATCTTATTTAAGAATAGGATTCCTTTTAGTTACCTGGCTGTCTTCAGCTTCATCAGTCAAGACTCCTGTCATAATGACTGCTTCTTCCAAGGAGTACACCAGTCCTTCCACAAAGTTATTCTCTTTCTTTTTAGATTCCTCAGTAAATTTTTCACAGATCTTTTCCAAACCTCTCACAGGCTTGTAATGTAATTTTACATATTTCTTAGcaggaattatttttatttctgcagCAACCAGGAATCCCAGAGTACCACAAGACCAAGGCACTGCATAAAATAGGTCTGAATTTTCAGTCTGCAAAAAGTACATCATACTAAATCAGATGTCTATCCATTCAACAATTGATAACATAGTAAATCATAGTAAAATAACATTTTATCTTACTGGTGTACATCTCACAAGGCTTCCATCAGCAAGAACAAGTTCGTAGGCCAAACAGGTATGTTGAAATAGTCCATAGATATGGGATGAAGACTCAATGCCAGTTCCCATGATCAGACCACCTTAACAAGAGAATGTAATCAATTGAAACATATTtccctttaaaatgaaaatggttTAAGAACAAGGAGGAAAAGAATTAAAGAGGGCTTCTGGAAAATGAAATCTTTCATGTTATTCCTGGTAGCAGTTTTAAAGAGCAGATGCATGTCTAAAATATAAcgcatgcagtgttgttgtagttgtgttggtcccaggatattagagagacacggTGGATGAGACAcaatcttttactggaccaacttctgttggtgagaaagacaagcttataagaagagttctgtgtaagctcaaaagcttatctctctcaccaacagaggttgggccaataaaagttattacctcacccaccttgtctctatataTAATGTGCGATAGCAGAATACAAAATTCagcaagaattaaaaataaataaatatatatttatttatttctgagaAACCCGAGACTGAACAACATAGTAAACTGCATAAAAAGCTATTTAATATACAGCAAAAGTCATGCTCTCTTAGAAAGAATCCTCACCTACTGTGAGATCATCAAGTTCTGGTACCACTGGAAGAGTCCAGCCCATAGGATTCAGATGTGCTGTCAACTGCCCCATGGTGACCAACGGTTCCACACGGACAACCTAAGAGAGAAAGTATTCAAGTATTAATGCTGACACCACACAAATGTTGATCGCATTTCTTATTATCAGTTCTGATCTTTAATTTAGACACTCAAGCGTGTAACTAAAGATAGTTGGGAGACTGTTTCCCCCTTTcacacagtggtgagctggagacggttcgcaccggttcgcaggaaccggttgctaaatttagaagccagtttagaactggttgttagggttaccatacagccagcagccgccgctgctgctgctgggagacaagACACCTCCCTCTGTGCAGCTAGAACGTCCTTTTTCCCAGCGCTACTTTCCCCCAGTTTGCCAGGCAGCCCCCCGAGCCTCGTCATCCCCAATTCCTCTTCCCCCGAGCCTCGTCACCCCCGGATTCCTCACTTCCTCCAATTCCTGCCCTCCGAGTCTCGTCTTACCTTGGGCTCTGGCAAACTACAGCCCTCCTGCCAGAGCTGATTCAATCACTCTGCGGGAGCCCAAGGTAAGACGAGACTCGGAGGGGAGAAATCGGAGGAAGTGAGGAATCTGGGGGTGACGAGGCTCGGGGGAAGAGGAATTGGGGGTGACGAGgctcggggggctgcggggcaaacCGGGGGAAAGTAGCGCTGGGAAAAAGGACGTTCTAGCTGCACAGAGGGAGGTGTCTTGTCTCCCAGCAGCAGTCGGCTGCGAGGGGAATCAGACAGCAGCTGGCAGCCTGCGGAGCCCAAGGTaagatggggaagggaggaatcAGAGAGTGcctgggcttgggggggggaggaatcggGGGATGACGAGACTTGTGGGGGGAGGAATTGTGGGGTGACGAggctgcgggggggagagggttgggatgggggggcagtgaGTTGCCTGTCTGTATGTTCTAAATAATAGCAGCTGTTCCCCTAGCAAAATCCTCTCCTCTacatttcctttctatttttgcctcattttctccagtctatagttctgtttttaaagcctATATTATCTATCCATGTTAATCTGTCTTTCTGTTTCAGACAGGGttaaatatgtaacttgttttacATAGAAAAATAGCTGGAGAGATAATGGTAAGACTATATCACCCAGCATTCTAAAGAGGATCAGTCCTTTACACTTTGTGactaggaaaaacaaaacttgtCTTTGAATTTTATTAACCAATGTAATTGCTGTTAACACATCAGGAAGAAAGGCAATGACTTTAAGACCTGTTTGTATAAATAATGGAAATACTATAGTTTCTCACTGGCTAACTGTTAAAacatcatttcttttgtttacagccaCTGGCAGTAGCTATATAATCCCTTACCCCACGATGGTATTCTGTAACATTTGCCATGGCTACTGTCTAAATTCTTGCCAAGCTTTTCACCATATCCACAGACCAGAGATTAAATTTAATGTAACTGCTAGCTTTAATTCACACTACTGCTTGTAAAAACTGCTTCATCAAAGCACTTAGTTCAATTTTGCAATAAATATCAGAATCCAATAAAGACTATTAAATCTGACTTATTGGCTACATACATATTATATTTGGAGATGCAGTCAGCTATTATTCAACAGTGAGTTTCGGGGGgcggctgtcagggggcagggctgtggagggggttggggcagtcaggggacagggagcggggcgagttgggtagggggtggggacctgggggggtagttagggtggggggggtcttggGAGtcggtggtcaggggacaaggagcaggagtggGGTTGATGGATTGCAGATTCTgatgggggcagtcgggggcaggacgtgggtgggggttggatggggaggacagttgttttgggaggcacagccttcactACCTGGCCTctgatacaattttgcaaccccgatgtgcagggccagctttaggaagtgtggggcccgatttgaacagttttgacagggccccggcagggatgacttaaaaaaaacaaaaaacacgtAAGGcttactcaccgggcggcgctccaagtcttcggcggcactttggcgatgggtccttcactcgctccgagtcttcggtggcactgaaggacccgccgctgaagtgctactgaagacctggagcaaatgaaggacctgccgccaaagacccggtagggaaccagttgttaagattttggcagctcatcactgcttccACCTACCACATTTTGAAAAGGGGCGTGATTCAATCTCCCAAACATAAGTCAAACTGATCTTTCAGAGCTCAGCTTGTTAAAAAGAtgttacatattttttttaaaaagcgccATGCACTCCTTTTAAAATCTGATATTCATAGTGGGTTTACTATTTGTAAAACTACTTTAAGGCATAAATTTCATGGAAAAGTGTGTGCATACTTTGCAGGCTCATCTTAGTTGCACAAATCCTGCAATATGCATGAAGCTGGGGTTATGCAAAGGTGTACGTATGGCTGTACAACTTCAGTTTGTAACTACCCATGGGATTTGCACAATTCAAGTACATGCATTATTTAAATGGAACCATTTTGATGTGCTGACTTGACACTAGTGCCTTGAATCAAGGATTTACCATAACACTTCAGAACAGGCAGAAGTGTCACCACTAGTGAGGAGAGGAAAGTATTCCAAAAAGTTTCAGAATCTCTATCATCAGAAATCAGATACAAAGGTGTCATAAAGATGTACATCTccaactgatgtcaatgggcaCTGAGTTTTCTGACACAACTAGACCTTGTTTATTAAAGGATAATATAGTTTAATTTTAGATATTTTAAAGGTCTTCCTCATAATATATAACACACTTAACAAAAAGCCCAAATAGAGcattaaatatatattaattttACCATTATATTTGGAGTTTCCCCAAACCCTGTCTTCAGTACCTGGTGGAAAGTTCAGGGAGGATTGCTCTCTGATGATGTGAGGAGGACAAGACACAGAATACCGAACAGTCACAGTCAGTGCTCCAGATCCTATGTTATGAGATTACATTCATCCGGTACAGATTCCTCCCTCTGCCTTTGTCTATACTAGAAAATTTTAACAGTTTAACTTGAAATCAATTTTAGTTAATCTAGCTAAACTCATGAAAATACCTAATGCAGACATCAGTTTTAAGTATACTTGTTAATAAAGTCACTAAATAAAGTTAAATTGATACAAGCAAAGTTTAAAATCAAGTTAATGGTCTACGAGTTTGTACCAGTTTGacatcaatttaaaaaagtttatttaaattGATGCAATTTTCTAGTATAGACAAAGGCTGTTTTGTGTGAGAGTAGTGTTAAGAAACCAGACTACTGCTGATGGAAAGATGGTGCTGCATAAAACAGGTTGGAAGTGAATCCTCCCATCATCTCAACCAGTTTGTCAGAAAACATTGAAGTTGCACAAAAAAAGGATAGTAAAGCAGTTCACATCTCTTTCAAAGCCATTGTTTTGGTATCTAGGCAGACATGGGACGACAACAGTGAACAAATTCACATTTGGAAGGTTCTTTGCACCTATTAGAGTTAGAAAGTTGTTTcttgaaggaaaggaaaggaagggaaaggaaaggaaaaatgaaattttgtaGAGAGTGGAGGGTTTACAAAAAAAGAACCAATATGACAGATGGGCTCAACCAGACCTGTTCACTTAATAGCCTTCCTACTGTGTCCACTCATTTCTCTCCCAGCAAGAAAATACTCCCTTCTAGAATCCAAATATTTCCTGATTACTCAGAATATGGCTCTATCAAGATTGTCTGTTTCCCATGCAGAGGCACAATGCAGATGTGTTTGGGTTTCCAACACTGTAAGGGAATATTGAAGTCCAAAAGGACTAAAAAAGTAACAACGCTTTTCACATTAAAAAGGGGTGACGAGAACATTTGCTCTTGGATTTGTATAATTTTTTAATAAGTGGGTTTCAATTACCTTCAGGGAATTTAGTGTCCTTTTAAGCAATAACCATAATAAAGTGTTGTAAACTTTAGTATTAAATGTAAACATTTTAGCATTACCTGTCTTTCAATGTCTACCTCTAGAATGTCCATTAAGTTGATGACTATATTCTTATGAGTCTTCTTGTACTTTCCAACACGAAGGGATACTGTTAGCCAGCCAGGTCGGCCAGTACACATGTATGTTTTCCCACCTTCATTTTTCCATTCCTGCACCTGTAAAAGGTTATTGTCATAGTTCAGGGCAATGCACCTGTATTCCTCCTCGTGGTCCAGCAAGTGCACTCACTCTTAAGCTTTTAGGTCCCCAGCTGTTGACTCCACTGGGGCAGAgacatgcatctctctctctcctaaccAGGGTGTTTCGAGGCTGCGCATCTCCCAGCCTGTACTGTGAATTTCCCAGCAAAGTTAGACTGCCTCTGCAGACTTGCTTTATTTTTTCTCCTCAGAGATGGTAAATAGTGTAATTGCCACAATTAAGTTATCAcatagctctttctaagcaagcacatttattattAAGGAAAAGCATTAACTATAGAAGAACCTACAATCATggtaataagcttaccagagatcaccttCTGACTTCAACAAGGGCTCCGGCCAGCAAACAGTTGTTAGCTCACAGCAAGCCCACTCATGTATCTGAACATCCCTTCtttttatatatctatctatatctatatctatctatatctgtCCTCCTGTAACAGGTGATCAATAGATAAAAACGTTCTCTCTCCCCTTTGCCCCGACATCAAGGcaaagcttcaaaaggctgagttcTTCTATAACCAGAGTAATTGTATTTGAATACCCTTTCTCCTAGAGATTTCCTGGGAAACCTACTTAACTTTAAAAGTTCATTCTTGTCTTGGCCCCTTATTTCAAACAGTCCTTTAAAGCTCAAATCTAGGGGTccatgtctgtcacagaggttgcAGATGTCatagattccatgactttccgcaacctctgtgacttctgcagcaaccAGTGCAGCTGACCCCTgggccacccaagcagctggctTCAGGGACAACCTGAGCAGCAGTCCCAAGGGGCGGCCGGAACAGCCACTGCTCAGTGGCCCCAGCAACTGGTGTCGCTGGCCCCTCCCCGGAGCAGGGCCCCCCGCCTCCCGGAACTCCCTCCCGATCAGCGCTCTCCCACAAGagttagtcatgggtatttttagtaaaagtcatggacaggtcatgggccatgaatttttgtttattgcctgtgacctgtccatgacttttactaaaaatacccatgactaaatcgtagccttactcatAACATTTCCCAGGGTTTCagatgttacatacaataatatataaacatttgcatttttaataacaTGAACTCCTAAGATACTTAAAGCTTCTTCATAAAGTATGTCGGGGATATTGCAGGAAACTGCCATCTCTGTCAAAATTATGATTAAACTGATGCTGTGAAGTACAAAAATCTATAACAAAACTGCAAGTGAAAACCTCCCCGCCACACCCCAATTTGATAGTGTTTAACTATATTATTCTACATATAATAGAATCCTAAaaatatagaactggaagggacttcaagacgTCATCTAGTCCCGTCCCATGAACTCAAAGCAGGGCTACGTAATAACTAGACTATtccagacaggtgtttgtttatcctgttcttgaaaacctccaatgacggagattccacaatctccctaggcaatttattccagtgcttaactactctgacaggaagtttttcctaatgtcaaatCTAAAcatcccttactgcaatttaagctcattgcttcttgtcctatccttagaggttaatgAGACcaacttttctccctcctccttgtaataactttttatgtccttgaaaacttatcatgtccaccctcagtcttctcttttccaaactaaacaaacccaactttttcaatctttcctcaaagATCATGTTATCTAGAcctttaatcttttttgttgctctcctctgtactttgtccagtttgtccaaatctttcctgaaatgtggtgcccagaactggacagaaaacttcagttgaggccttatcagtgcagagtagaatggaagaattacttcttgagtCTTGCTtaaaatactcctgctaatacatcccagaatgatattaatttttttgcacagtattacactgttgactcatatttagcttgcaatccactataacccccagatccctttctgcagtactcctttctaggcagtcatttcccattttggatGTGTGAAAtttattgttccttcctaagtagaattctttgcatttgctcttcttgaatttcatcctatttacttcaaaccacttctccagtttgtccagatcattttgaattttaatcctatcctccaaagcacttgcaacccctcccagcttggtatcatccgcaaactttgtaATGTAcgttctatgccattatctaaatcactgatgaagatattgaacagggaccccactcaatatgctcttccagcctgattgtgaaccactgataactactatCTGGGAACTGTTTTCTAATCAGTTATGCCACTcacttatagtagctccatataGGCTGTGTTTGTTTATGTCTTTCTGTCACTAGTGTGGTTTGAA is part of the Mauremys mutica isolate MM-2020 ecotype Southern chromosome 8, ASM2049712v1, whole genome shotgun sequence genome and encodes:
- the DHCR24 gene encoding delta(24)-sterol reductase — translated: MDPLLSLGAGLLLLALWVRHKGLEYLLVHHRWVFVCLFLLPLSVLFDIYYQLRAWAVWRLHSAPRQHGQRVRHIQAQVQEWKNEGGKTYMCTGRPGWLTVSLRVGKYKKTHKNIVINLMDILEVDIERQVVRVEPLVTMGQLTAHLNPMGWTLPVVPELDDLTVGGLIMGTGIESSSHIYGLFQHTCLAYELVLADGSLVRCTPTENSDLFYAVPWSCGTLGFLVAAEIKIIPAKKYVKLHYKPVRGLEKICEKFTEESKKKENNFVEGLVYSLEEAVIMTGVLTDEAEDSQINRIGNYYKPWFFKHAEKYLKTNQTGIEYIPSRHYYHRHTRSIFWELQDIIPFGNNPVFRYLFGWMVPPKISLLKLTQGEAIRKLYEQHHVVQDMLVPMKSLEKSISTFHSDLNVYPLWLCPFILPNNPGMVHPKGDEMELYVDIGAYGEPKTKQFEARASMRQMEKFVRNVHGFQMLYADCYMNREEFWDMFDGSLYHKLREQMNCKNAFPEVYDKICKAARH